In a genomic window of Plectropomus leopardus isolate mb chromosome 6, YSFRI_Pleo_2.0, whole genome shotgun sequence:
- the LOC121944476 gene encoding transforming acidic coiled-coil-containing protein 1-like isoform X2: MSWLSPVQWAKWTWSAVTGGAGDEGQPRSEDGREDNSDSEGTFETPEAESPGVVKLLSQLDNSNHTVLPDVTNHFLDKNSNQDVSPVSSQEADSLNNLSGSSSNDCSFGLDQNLNLTLSSKSSPGESLSPCSPLPQSQALRPPSLSFLSPLNKPDPCEVDDEAPVTSDSSPDSNLIPSHDPYVDPNGNMDSSAPNTKLSCETNGTIITNSCKVKQNQLMQKDFSGQDDHHGGHATDEEKLASSAGIKPDKDQSDCHVTAKPDDSDCCSVFEDPCKLKKKLEGSEMHKTGSQVLDSICISEAEKQAVLSLIREEIITKEVEANDWKKKFEDSRQEVSEMRKIVAEYEKTIAQMIEDEQRNKQSSQKALHAVTMEKEAALADLNSVERSLSDVFRRYENMKSTLDGFKKNEEVLKKCAQEYLARVKQEEQRYQTLKLHAEEKLDKANEEIAQVRAKASSENMALTASLRKEQMKNESLEQALLQKNQEMEELTKICDELIAKMGKID, encoded by the exons ATGTCCTGGTTGTCGCCGGTCCAGTGGGCCAAATGGACATGGTCAGCAGTGACAGGGGGCGCAGGGGACGAGGGGCAGCCCAGATCAGAGGACGGCAGAGAGGACAA TTCAGACTCGGAGGGGACCTTTGAGACTCCAGAGGCAGAGTCTCCAGGTGTTGTGAAGCTGCTGAGCCAACTGGACAACTCCAACCACACAG TTCTTCCTGATGTTACAAACCACTTTCTGGACAAGAACTCTAACCAGGATGTCAGCCCAGTTTCATCCCAAGAAGCTGATTCCCTGAACAACCTCTCTGGCTCCTCATCTAATGACTGCAGCTTTGGTTTGGACCAGAACCTTAACCTGACCCTCAGCAGCAAATCCAGTCCTGGAGAGAGCCTCTCCCCATGCAGCCCTCTGCCCCAGTCTCAAGCCCTCCGGCCTCCATCACTGTCTTTCCTCTCCCCACTAAACAAGCCCGATCCTTGTGAGGTGGACGACGAGGCTCCGGTGACGTCTGACTCCAGTCCGGACTCAAACTTAATCCCAAGTCATGACCCTTATGTGGATCCTAATGGCAACATGGACTCCAGCGCTCCTAACACAAAACTGAGCTGTGAAACCAACGGCACAATTATAAC GAACTCCTGTAAAGTGAAGCAGAACCAGCTGATGCAAAAGGACTTCAGCGGACAG GATGACCATCATGGAGGCCACGCCACAGACGAGGAGAAGTTGGCGAGCAGTGCCGGCATCAAACCAGACAAGGACCAAAGTG ACTGCCATGTGACAGCAAAACCTGATGACTCAGACTGCTGCTCTGTG TTCGAGGACCCGTGCAAGCTGAAAAAGAAGTTGGAGGGAAGCGAAATGcataaaacaggaagtcagGTCCTGGATTCCATCTGCATCAGTGAGGCAGAAAAACAGGCCGTCCTCAGCCTTATTAGAGAGGAG ATCATCACTAAAGAGGTGGAAGCCAACGACTGGAAGAAAAAATTTGAGGACAGCAGACAAGAAGTCAGTGAGATGAG AAAGATTGTTGCAGAATATGAAAAGACAATCGCTCAGATGATCG AGGACGAGCAGCGCAACAAACAGAGTTCCCAGAAGGCTTTGCATGCTGTGACGATGGAGAAGGAAGCCGCTCTGGCAGATTTGAACTCCGTGGAGCGCTCTCTCTCTGACGTGTTTCGGCGTTATGAAAATATGAAGAGCACCTTGGACGGTTTCAAGAAA AATGAAGAGGTGCTGAAGAAATGTGCTCAGGAGTATCTGGCCAGAGTCAAGCAGGAGGAACAGAGATACCAGACACTTAAACTCCACGCTGAGGAGAAACTAGACAA GGCCAATGAGGAGATTGCTCAGGTGCGTGCAAAGGCAAGTTCAGAGAACATGGCGTTGACCGCCAGTTTGAGGAAGGAACAGATGAAGAACGAGTCTCTGGAACAAGCTCTGCTGCAGAAG AATCAAGAGATGGAGGAACTTACCAAGATCTGTGATGAGCTGATCgccaaaatgggaaaaatagaCTGA
- the LOC121944476 gene encoding transforming acidic coiled-coil-containing protein 1-like isoform X1: MSWLSPVQWAKWTWSAVTGGAGDEGQPRSEDGREDNSDSEGTFETPEAESPGVVKLLSQLDNSNHTVLPDVTNHFLDKNSNQDVSPVSSQEADSLNNLSGSSSNDCSFGLDQNLNLTLSSKSSPGESLSPCSPLPQSQALRPPSLSFLSPLNKPDPCEVDDEAPVTSDSSPDSNLIPSHDPYVDPNGNMDSSAPNTKLSCETNGTIITNSCKVKQNQLMQKDFSGQDDHHGGHATDEEKLASSAGIKPDKDQSDCHVTAKPDDSDCCSVQFEDPCKLKKKLEGSEMHKTGSQVLDSICISEAEKQAVLSLIREEIITKEVEANDWKKKFEDSRQEVSEMRKIVAEYEKTIAQMIEDEQRNKQSSQKALHAVTMEKEAALADLNSVERSLSDVFRRYENMKSTLDGFKKNEEVLKKCAQEYLARVKQEEQRYQTLKLHAEEKLDKANEEIAQVRAKASSENMALTASLRKEQMKNESLEQALLQKNQEMEELTKICDELIAKMGKID, translated from the exons ATGTCCTGGTTGTCGCCGGTCCAGTGGGCCAAATGGACATGGTCAGCAGTGACAGGGGGCGCAGGGGACGAGGGGCAGCCCAGATCAGAGGACGGCAGAGAGGACAA TTCAGACTCGGAGGGGACCTTTGAGACTCCAGAGGCAGAGTCTCCAGGTGTTGTGAAGCTGCTGAGCCAACTGGACAACTCCAACCACACAG TTCTTCCTGATGTTACAAACCACTTTCTGGACAAGAACTCTAACCAGGATGTCAGCCCAGTTTCATCCCAAGAAGCTGATTCCCTGAACAACCTCTCTGGCTCCTCATCTAATGACTGCAGCTTTGGTTTGGACCAGAACCTTAACCTGACCCTCAGCAGCAAATCCAGTCCTGGAGAGAGCCTCTCCCCATGCAGCCCTCTGCCCCAGTCTCAAGCCCTCCGGCCTCCATCACTGTCTTTCCTCTCCCCACTAAACAAGCCCGATCCTTGTGAGGTGGACGACGAGGCTCCGGTGACGTCTGACTCCAGTCCGGACTCAAACTTAATCCCAAGTCATGACCCTTATGTGGATCCTAATGGCAACATGGACTCCAGCGCTCCTAACACAAAACTGAGCTGTGAAACCAACGGCACAATTATAAC GAACTCCTGTAAAGTGAAGCAGAACCAGCTGATGCAAAAGGACTTCAGCGGACAG GATGACCATCATGGAGGCCACGCCACAGACGAGGAGAAGTTGGCGAGCAGTGCCGGCATCAAACCAGACAAGGACCAAAGTG ACTGCCATGTGACAGCAAAACCTGATGACTCAGACTGCTGCTCTGTG CAGTTCGAGGACCCGTGCAAGCTGAAAAAGAAGTTGGAGGGAAGCGAAATGcataaaacaggaagtcagGTCCTGGATTCCATCTGCATCAGTGAGGCAGAAAAACAGGCCGTCCTCAGCCTTATTAGAGAGGAG ATCATCACTAAAGAGGTGGAAGCCAACGACTGGAAGAAAAAATTTGAGGACAGCAGACAAGAAGTCAGTGAGATGAG AAAGATTGTTGCAGAATATGAAAAGACAATCGCTCAGATGATCG AGGACGAGCAGCGCAACAAACAGAGTTCCCAGAAGGCTTTGCATGCTGTGACGATGGAGAAGGAAGCCGCTCTGGCAGATTTGAACTCCGTGGAGCGCTCTCTCTCTGACGTGTTTCGGCGTTATGAAAATATGAAGAGCACCTTGGACGGTTTCAAGAAA AATGAAGAGGTGCTGAAGAAATGTGCTCAGGAGTATCTGGCCAGAGTCAAGCAGGAGGAACAGAGATACCAGACACTTAAACTCCACGCTGAGGAGAAACTAGACAA GGCCAATGAGGAGATTGCTCAGGTGCGTGCAAAGGCAAGTTCAGAGAACATGGCGTTGACCGCCAGTTTGAGGAAGGAACAGATGAAGAACGAGTCTCTGGAACAAGCTCTGCTGCAGAAG AATCAAGAGATGGAGGAACTTACCAAGATCTGTGATGAGCTGATCgccaaaatgggaaaaatagaCTGA
- the LOC121944476 gene encoding transforming acidic coiled-coil-containing protein 1-like isoform X3 — translation MGGSLSQHRKGSVSSPRKKSSISDSEGTFETPEAESPGVVKLLSQLDNSNHTVLPDVTNHFLDKNSNQDVSPVSSQEADSLNNLSGSSSNDCSFGLDQNLNLTLSSKSSPGESLSPCSPLPQSQALRPPSLSFLSPLNKPDPCEVDDEAPVTSDSSPDSNLIPSHDPYVDPNGNMDSSAPNTKLSCETNGTIITNSCKVKQNQLMQKDFSGQDDHHGGHATDEEKLASSAGIKPDKDQSDCHVTAKPDDSDCCSVQFEDPCKLKKKLEGSEMHKTGSQVLDSICISEAEKQAVLSLIREEIITKEVEANDWKKKFEDSRQEVSEMRKIVAEYEKTIAQMIEDEQRNKQSSQKALHAVTMEKEAALADLNSVERSLSDVFRRYENMKSTLDGFKKNEEVLKKCAQEYLARVKQEEQRYQTLKLHAEEKLDKANEEIAQVRAKASSENMALTASLRKEQMKNESLEQALLQKNQEMEELTKICDELIAKMGKID, via the exons TTCAGACTCGGAGGGGACCTTTGAGACTCCAGAGGCAGAGTCTCCAGGTGTTGTGAAGCTGCTGAGCCAACTGGACAACTCCAACCACACAG TTCTTCCTGATGTTACAAACCACTTTCTGGACAAGAACTCTAACCAGGATGTCAGCCCAGTTTCATCCCAAGAAGCTGATTCCCTGAACAACCTCTCTGGCTCCTCATCTAATGACTGCAGCTTTGGTTTGGACCAGAACCTTAACCTGACCCTCAGCAGCAAATCCAGTCCTGGAGAGAGCCTCTCCCCATGCAGCCCTCTGCCCCAGTCTCAAGCCCTCCGGCCTCCATCACTGTCTTTCCTCTCCCCACTAAACAAGCCCGATCCTTGTGAGGTGGACGACGAGGCTCCGGTGACGTCTGACTCCAGTCCGGACTCAAACTTAATCCCAAGTCATGACCCTTATGTGGATCCTAATGGCAACATGGACTCCAGCGCTCCTAACACAAAACTGAGCTGTGAAACCAACGGCACAATTATAAC GAACTCCTGTAAAGTGAAGCAGAACCAGCTGATGCAAAAGGACTTCAGCGGACAG GATGACCATCATGGAGGCCACGCCACAGACGAGGAGAAGTTGGCGAGCAGTGCCGGCATCAAACCAGACAAGGACCAAAGTG ACTGCCATGTGACAGCAAAACCTGATGACTCAGACTGCTGCTCTGTG CAGTTCGAGGACCCGTGCAAGCTGAAAAAGAAGTTGGAGGGAAGCGAAATGcataaaacaggaagtcagGTCCTGGATTCCATCTGCATCAGTGAGGCAGAAAAACAGGCCGTCCTCAGCCTTATTAGAGAGGAG ATCATCACTAAAGAGGTGGAAGCCAACGACTGGAAGAAAAAATTTGAGGACAGCAGACAAGAAGTCAGTGAGATGAG AAAGATTGTTGCAGAATATGAAAAGACAATCGCTCAGATGATCG AGGACGAGCAGCGCAACAAACAGAGTTCCCAGAAGGCTTTGCATGCTGTGACGATGGAGAAGGAAGCCGCTCTGGCAGATTTGAACTCCGTGGAGCGCTCTCTCTCTGACGTGTTTCGGCGTTATGAAAATATGAAGAGCACCTTGGACGGTTTCAAGAAA AATGAAGAGGTGCTGAAGAAATGTGCTCAGGAGTATCTGGCCAGAGTCAAGCAGGAGGAACAGAGATACCAGACACTTAAACTCCACGCTGAGGAGAAACTAGACAA GGCCAATGAGGAGATTGCTCAGGTGCGTGCAAAGGCAAGTTCAGAGAACATGGCGTTGACCGCCAGTTTGAGGAAGGAACAGATGAAGAACGAGTCTCTGGAACAAGCTCTGCTGCAGAAG AATCAAGAGATGGAGGAACTTACCAAGATCTGTGATGAGCTGATCgccaaaatgggaaaaatagaCTGA